The proteins below come from a single Roseiflexus sp. RS-1 genomic window:
- a CDS encoding ImmA/IrrE family metallo-endopeptidase encodes MSEGWVVRAAETFWRQVGGTLPYPRDLSYVVDRFFPLAVVSLPALSTHRIEQWFARRDIPYRFARYDRSLHGCIVAVRGQGVLFVNADDDVCERRFTVAHETAHFLLDYLEPRQRALQLFGPSILPVLDGERSPTIEERIHAVLADVSFGVFVDLMVRNPHGDIDQPVTVQSEDHADRLALELLVPAEEALASIPDDVVAPLEKVRCLVSYLVDRYGLPRRVAQMYAAVLLRTQVSGSMAQWLGL; translated from the coding sequence ATGAGTGAAGGATGGGTTGTGCGTGCTGCTGAAACGTTCTGGCGACAGGTTGGTGGAACTCTGCCGTACCCGCGTGATCTGTCTTACGTCGTTGATCGTTTCTTTCCACTCGCTGTTGTGTCACTTCCCGCACTGAGTACACACAGGATCGAGCAATGGTTTGCTCGAAGAGACATACCGTATCGTTTTGCACGTTATGATCGTTCTTTGCATGGATGTATTGTTGCTGTGCGCGGGCAGGGAGTCTTGTTTGTCAATGCCGATGATGATGTCTGTGAGCGACGGTTTACTGTTGCTCACGAAACCGCACATTTTCTGCTTGACTACCTGGAACCCCGGCAGAGAGCACTGCAATTGTTTGGACCTTCGATCTTGCCAGTGCTGGATGGCGAGCGCTCACCAACGATAGAAGAACGTATCCACGCCGTACTGGCCGATGTTTCGTTCGGTGTTTTTGTCGATCTGATGGTGCGCAATCCTCATGGAGATATCGATCAGCCTGTCACCGTTCAATCTGAGGATCACGCTGATCGTCTGGCATTGGAATTGCTCGTTCCCGCGGAAGAGGCGCTTGCCAGCATTCCTGATGACGTTGTCGCTCCGTTAGAAAAAGTGCGCTGCCTTGTTTCTTATCTTGTTGATAGATATGGTCTGCCACGCCGTGTTGCACAGATGTATGCAGCTGTTTTGTTGCGAACTCAAGTTTCAGGTTCGATGGCGCAATGGTTGGGGTTGTGA
- a CDS encoding decaprenyl-phosphate phosphoribosyltransferase, producing the protein MSRMVDVEMVQARGFSMLIELLRAMRPKEWIKNTFVFAAIVFSQQRLWMQADAVLTVIAAFILFCMVASAIYLLNDLVDMEKDRAHPKKRNRPLASGRLSPQIAAVTAAALVIVATPLSVWLDLTYTPPGGSVAWFGHNYDFPAVLLVYALVQGVAYSFYFKHVVIMDIFTIAAGFVLRAVAGAMVLDINITPWLLICMGLLALFLGLAKRRAEIVLLENGAGAHRRILDEYSLPLLDQMMSIVTSATIIAYTLFTATAETLPHEPFPVMMITVPFVVYAIFRYLYLIYKQDGGGSPADLVLKDTPLASCIVLWGLTSVAILAMFSL; encoded by the coding sequence ATGTCGCGCATGGTTGATGTCGAAATGGTGCAGGCACGCGGCTTCTCGATGCTGATCGAGTTGCTGCGTGCAATGCGCCCCAAGGAATGGATCAAGAATACGTTCGTCTTTGCGGCGATTGTGTTCTCGCAGCAACGATTGTGGATGCAGGCGGATGCAGTGCTGACGGTTATCGCTGCGTTCATTCTGTTCTGTATGGTCGCCAGCGCCATTTACCTGCTCAACGACCTGGTTGACATGGAGAAGGATCGGGCGCACCCGAAGAAGCGCAACCGACCGCTCGCATCGGGGCGACTGAGTCCGCAGATAGCGGCAGTCACGGCAGCGGCGCTGGTGATCGTTGCGACGCCGCTGAGCGTGTGGCTCGATCTCACCTACACGCCGCCGGGCGGGAGTGTCGCGTGGTTCGGTCATAACTACGACTTCCCGGCAGTGCTGCTGGTCTATGCGCTGGTGCAGGGCGTGGCGTATTCGTTCTATTTCAAGCATGTGGTGATTATGGATATCTTCACCATCGCCGCCGGCTTTGTGCTCCGGGCTGTGGCAGGCGCAATGGTGCTCGACATTAACATTACGCCGTGGTTGCTGATCTGTATGGGGTTGCTGGCGCTCTTTCTGGGATTGGCAAAACGCCGCGCCGAGATCGTGCTGCTGGAGAATGGCGCCGGCGCCCACCGGAGAATCCTCGATGAATATTCGTTGCCGCTCCTCGACCAGATGATGTCGATCGTGACGTCGGCAACGATCATCGCCTATACCCTCTTTACGGCGACCGCTGAAACCCTGCCGCATGAACCATTCCCGGTGATGATGATCACGGTTCCATTTGTGGTCTATGCCATTTTCCGCTATCTCTATCTGATCTACAAGCAGGATGGCGGCGGCAGTCCTGCCGATCTGGTGTTGAAAGACACCCCGCTGGCGTCATGCATTGTGCTGTGGGGGCTGACGTCGGTCGCGATCCTGGCGATGTTTTCGTTGTGA
- a CDS encoding sigma factor, with protein sequence MAPRNRPDEKDLLVVYRRLISGEPDAPSDFAELCLDPLIRTLQLRYPALPDPEWARDIATDTLLSFVQEPSRYIPERGPLWSYLILDASRNLQNLIQKEERRWRRLVPLESVDLVASGGNSNVEEEVLDRLAPTLFAGQYDVNQIYEQLRREITDPRDWQVLRLLSEGERRTHAFAEVLGIAHLPADEQRKQVKRVKDRLRIRLKRLGGRQK encoded by the coding sequence ATGGCGCCACGCAATCGTCCTGATGAAAAAGATCTTCTTGTAGTCTATCGACGACTTATCAGCGGTGAACCAGATGCGCCGTCCGATTTCGCCGAGTTGTGCCTCGATCCACTGATACGTACCTTGCAACTCCGGTATCCAGCGCTTCCTGATCCAGAGTGGGCAAGAGATATTGCGACTGATACGCTTCTTTCATTTGTACAAGAACCATCCCGCTACATCCCTGAACGTGGACCTCTCTGGTCATACCTTATCCTCGATGCGTCGCGCAACCTTCAGAACCTGATTCAGAAGGAGGAGCGTCGTTGGAGACGTCTTGTCCCTCTAGAATCTGTCGATCTTGTTGCTTCAGGTGGGAATAGTAATGTAGAGGAAGAAGTGCTTGATCGTCTGGCGCCAACGTTGTTCGCCGGACAGTACGATGTTAACCAGATCTACGAACAACTGCGACGCGAAATCACCGATCCGCGCGACTGGCAGGTGTTGCGACTACTCTCCGAAGGTGAGCGGCGCACGCATGCATTTGCGGAAGTGCTCGGCATTGCACATTTACCTGCCGATGAGCAGCGGAAACAGGTTAAGCGCGTCAAAGATCGCCTTCGCATCCGCCTGAAACGTCTCGGAGGGCGACAAAAGTGA
- a CDS encoding ATP-binding protein, translating into MGKQQRSIGNQYQFRLEGFEEEEEMAVEKNVRNIDPTLDDGFAPVSQEVFQSIDADAEKAGGAWEEPEEYVGSIGRTMFDTPSSKDNSLTVLLPRESMEKAPSQSLVRIKSRDGRSYLGVVIEGPFAEPDGIRGDSPIVVTTTVKGGIFMPKFHGRVQVEILGEEDESGMLVPPRFRPLPNSPVFALNSCETANVLKLEGDIRLGLAVGHENLEVRIPSDRKSVLPRHVGILGTTGGGKSTTVSGLIYSLQKAGIATVLIDTEGEYTMINEQTTDRTMIAALDRRGLKPDGVQNTHIYHLVGRETTNPGHHPKTSFCIKFDKLSPYLVMELLELNEPQETRYLKAYDITRRVLQDLRISPQAGEDPSRFFELDEMEEGYPQMTLEQIYDIITACAQIIDKAEDGIEFHSKEFRNRKDDVIAAIKRAINADSSKKSEGSLPGVVSSWRALQGKIGRIRRLKIFDNPDAKPLNYRDLTRPGQVSIIDLSDTDSPRINNLVIAEILRGIQEQQDRNYVEAEKAGRQPNRTIVVIEEAHEFLSAERIKQMPVLFQQVARIARRGRKRWLGLVFVTQLPQHLPDEVLGLINNFILHKIADAGVINRLKRSVSGIDESLWSRLPGLAPGQAIVSMAGMTRPLLVAIDPTPCKLRMVD; encoded by the coding sequence ATGGGAAAACAGCAGAGATCAATTGGCAATCAGTATCAGTTTCGCCTGGAGGGGTTTGAAGAGGAGGAAGAAATGGCGGTCGAAAAAAATGTACGTAACATTGACCCAACGTTGGATGATGGATTTGCACCGGTGTCTCAAGAAGTTTTCCAGAGCATTGATGCCGATGCCGAAAAAGCAGGTGGGGCCTGGGAAGAGCCAGAGGAGTACGTCGGCTCGATTGGGCGCACAATGTTTGATACGCCATCAAGCAAGGACAATAGTCTAACAGTGCTCTTGCCGCGTGAAAGTATGGAAAAGGCGCCGTCACAGTCGCTGGTGCGCATCAAGAGCCGGGATGGCCGATCCTATCTGGGTGTCGTTATCGAAGGACCGTTTGCTGAGCCTGACGGTATTCGTGGCGATTCGCCAATTGTGGTGACGACGACAGTCAAGGGCGGTATTTTCATGCCCAAGTTTCACGGCCGAGTGCAGGTTGAAATTCTGGGTGAGGAGGACGAAAGCGGTATGCTCGTTCCGCCGCGCTTTCGTCCTTTGCCGAATAGCCCGGTGTTTGCCCTTAATAGTTGCGAGACCGCGAATGTATTGAAACTGGAAGGCGATATTCGATTGGGATTAGCAGTAGGACACGAAAACCTGGAGGTGCGCATTCCTTCTGATCGCAAATCGGTCCTGCCGCGCCATGTGGGTATCCTCGGTACCACCGGCGGTGGTAAATCAACAACTGTGTCTGGATTGATCTACAGTCTACAGAAGGCCGGGATCGCTACGGTGTTGATCGACACTGAAGGCGAGTACACCATGATCAACGAACAGACCACCGATCGCACGATGATCGCAGCGCTTGATCGTCGTGGATTGAAACCGGATGGCGTTCAAAATACTCATATCTATCATCTTGTCGGTCGTGAAACAACCAACCCTGGTCATCATCCGAAGACCAGCTTCTGTATAAAATTCGATAAACTCTCGCCTTATCTCGTAATGGAATTGCTGGAACTCAACGAACCACAGGAAACACGCTACCTGAAAGCGTATGATATTACGAGGCGCGTCTTGCAAGATCTTAGGATTTCGCCGCAGGCGGGAGAGGATCCATCACGTTTCTTCGAGTTGGATGAGATGGAAGAGGGATACCCGCAAATGACGCTGGAACAGATATACGATATCATTACAGCGTGTGCTCAAATCATCGACAAAGCGGAGGATGGTATAGAATTCCACTCGAAGGAGTTTCGCAACCGCAAAGATGATGTCATCGCAGCGATTAAGAGGGCTATCAATGCTGATAGTAGTAAGAAGTCCGAGGGTTCGCTTCCCGGCGTCGTTAGCAGTTGGCGCGCGCTGCAAGGGAAGATTGGCCGTATTCGTCGCCTGAAGATTTTCGACAATCCAGATGCAAAGCCTCTCAACTATCGTGATCTGACCAGACCGGGTCAGGTATCGATTATCGATCTCAGTGACACTGACTCACCGCGGATCAACAACCTTGTCATCGCAGAGATTCTTCGCGGAATTCAGGAGCAGCAAGACAGGAACTATGTCGAAGCAGAGAAAGCAGGTAGACAGCCAAATCGTACCATTGTAGTTATTGAAGAAGCGCACGAGTTTCTTTCTGCAGAGCGTATCAAACAAATGCCGGTGCTCTTTCAGCAGGTCGCGCGTATCGCCCGCCGTGGCCGCAAACGCTGGCTTGGGCTTGTCTTTGTGACGCAACTTCCGCAGCATCTGCCTGATGAAGTGCTTGGCTTGATCAACAACTTCATTCTGCACAAAATCGCTGACGCTGGCGTTATCAATCGTCTCAAACGCTCAGTTAGCGGAATCGACGAAAGTCTGTGGTCGCGCCTGCCGGGTCTTGCACCGGGACAGGCAATCGTGTCGATGGCTGGTATGACACGCCCGTTGCTTGTTGCAATCGATCCCACTCCTTGTAAATTGCGGATGGTCGATTGA
- a CDS encoding DUF2357 domain-containing protein: MTSLVEIDLSPEVEGDPPTLTEYQAVEFVSLPGNAEALELSIDGVVLSPFLRPGDPRWRWTWNPGAAVGVHTLRLAACRGTRVERVWRLNVAPRKIDRARYLALIEDVERVAIGLVRSLAGAVVEAHLAASEGASRSWLDDADMLFGSFFDRFEQAAHRILAHPRSTMQRDERQMLLGQATDVSVTALHRAIQGDLEVAPPDVATHVQRALRPEGGFLPRTTVQQRSSVTFDTAEHRLLKHTLETLRGRARRCADWAQREVTRLDTVAPGSSRAARARAIASRCDQCARRIAGLLATPFFDQVTALRHVPAVTPLIRRDPSYRQIYRMWRALRQRLVVDPGAPFDLSVVDLPLLYERWCVLRAVWSLLDLGVDVHSHNLLITPPGETDAWAINLPSDAPLLIAGYKGWDLTVRYQPRYPPAVSAQSGDTFVSLDRHTRIPDLAIEATRPGHPPRIIVLDAKYRLDADERAVPADALAEAYAYAGAIGAADPPSVVAALILYPGTGAAERYPGGAGAIPLLPGAVDALDAALTRELG, translated from the coding sequence GTGACATCATTGGTTGAAATTGATCTCTCGCCGGAAGTGGAAGGTGATCCGCCCACCCTGACCGAATACCAGGCGGTTGAGTTCGTCTCCCTTCCAGGCAACGCTGAGGCGCTGGAACTGTCCATCGATGGCGTTGTGCTGTCGCCGTTTCTCCGTCCAGGCGATCCACGCTGGCGCTGGACGTGGAATCCAGGAGCGGCTGTCGGCGTCCATACACTGCGCCTTGCTGCCTGCCGGGGAACACGTGTCGAACGGGTGTGGCGATTGAACGTCGCGCCGCGCAAGATCGACCGCGCGCGCTATCTCGCCCTGATCGAAGATGTCGAGCGTGTCGCCATCGGTCTGGTACGCTCGCTGGCAGGCGCCGTTGTCGAGGCGCATCTGGCTGCGAGTGAAGGCGCATCCCGCTCGTGGCTCGATGATGCTGATATGCTGTTTGGATCATTCTTCGACCGATTCGAGCAGGCAGCGCACCGTATTCTGGCGCATCCCCGCAGCACCATGCAGCGCGATGAGCGTCAGATGCTGTTGGGGCAGGCGACGGATGTTTCAGTTACGGCGCTGCATCGCGCCATTCAGGGTGACCTGGAGGTTGCGCCTCCCGACGTGGCGACCCATGTGCAGCGGGCATTGCGCCCAGAAGGCGGATTTCTGCCGCGCACCACAGTGCAGCAGCGCAGCAGCGTCACGTTCGATACTGCTGAGCACCGTCTGCTGAAACACACCCTGGAAACCCTGCGCGGGCGCGCGCGGCGGTGTGCAGATTGGGCTCAGCGCGAAGTTACTCGTCTCGATACTGTGGCTCCGGGTTCTTCCCGCGCCGCGCGCGCCCGCGCTATTGCATCGCGCTGCGACCAGTGCGCTCGTAGGATCGCCGGTCTGCTTGCCACGCCGTTCTTCGACCAGGTGACAGCGCTGCGCCATGTCCCTGCGGTCACGCCGCTGATCCGGCGCGACCCGTCGTACCGCCAGATCTACCGTATGTGGCGGGCGCTGCGCCAGCGGCTGGTCGTCGATCCCGGCGCGCCGTTCGATCTTTCAGTCGTCGATCTGCCGCTCCTGTACGAACGCTGGTGCGTATTGCGCGCCGTTTGGTCGCTCCTCGACCTGGGTGTGGATGTGCATTCCCATAACCTCCTGATAACCCCACCTGGTGAAACCGATGCCTGGGCGATCAATCTGCCAAGCGATGCCCCCTTGCTGATTGCCGGGTATAAAGGATGGGACCTGACGGTGCGCTATCAGCCGCGCTATCCTCCGGCAGTAAGTGCCCAGAGTGGCGACACATTCGTGTCACTGGATCGCCACACCCGCATCCCCGATCTTGCGATCGAAGCCACGCGACCAGGGCATCCGCCGCGCATCATTGTGCTGGACGCCAAATATCGCCTGGATGCCGATGAACGCGCCGTTCCCGCCGACGCGCTGGCGGAGGCGTATGCGTATGCGGGCGCAATTGGAGCGGCAGACCCTCCATCTGTGGTTGCCGCGCTGATCCTCTACCCCGGTACAGGCGCTGCCGAACGCTATCCCGGCGGCGCTGGCGCCATCCCGTTGCTTCCCGGCGCCGTCGATGCGCTGGATGCGGCGCTGACGCGGGAGTTGGGGTGA
- a CDS encoding DNA methyltransferase: protein MKPPRPIHPFPARMAPHIALKAIEALTPGSTVLDPMMGSGTVVRVAAEAGHRAIGRDVDPLAVLMTRVWTAPINPQQLRVAARELVNEACELSPERIKLPWIDDDAETAAFSVYWFAEEQRQHLRQLSSCLRWRNDVIGDALRIALSRIIITKDRGASLAHDVSHSRPHKVAQTNTYRVFEGFLESVHRLARRLEEEPPRGWVDVAHGDARATGIDAQTVDAVITSPPYLNAIDYIRGHRLALIWFGYRLRDLRAIRRCSIGAERAPEHISDPELLDEIFRILKIPPDFPQRERRILARYVTDLDAMLREVHRVLKCGGIAVFVIGNSSIKGSFVRNSRIIAHILRRLGFNHVSHFSRPILPSRRYLPPPAQAGMSNLEHRMRREVVLTYVRL, encoded by the coding sequence ATGAAACCTCCCCGGCCCATTCATCCCTTTCCAGCACGCATGGCGCCTCATATTGCTCTGAAAGCAATAGAAGCGCTCACACCCGGATCGACGGTCCTTGATCCGATGATGGGGTCTGGGACAGTCGTGCGAGTGGCTGCAGAAGCAGGTCATCGTGCCATTGGTCGAGACGTCGATCCACTGGCGGTCTTGATGACCAGAGTATGGACAGCGCCGATCAATCCGCAGCAATTACGTGTCGCAGCACGTGAACTGGTCAATGAAGCGTGTGAGTTGTCCCCTGAACGGATCAAGCTACCCTGGATCGACGATGATGCTGAGACAGCAGCATTCAGCGTCTACTGGTTCGCAGAAGAGCAACGACAACATTTGCGTCAATTGAGCTCATGTCTTCGCTGGCGCAATGACGTGATTGGTGACGCGCTGCGTATCGCTCTCAGTCGGATCATTATCACCAAGGATCGCGGCGCTTCACTGGCGCACGATGTTTCCCATAGTCGACCGCACAAAGTCGCTCAGACGAATACCTACCGCGTCTTTGAAGGATTTCTCGAGTCAGTTCATCGATTGGCGCGTCGTCTGGAAGAAGAGCCGCCACGTGGTTGGGTCGATGTGGCACACGGTGATGCGCGTGCGACTGGCATTGATGCTCAAACCGTCGATGCGGTGATTACGTCGCCACCATATCTGAATGCAATCGATTATATCCGCGGTCATCGACTGGCTCTCATCTGGTTTGGCTACCGGCTGCGCGATCTCCGCGCCATCCGGCGGTGCAGCATTGGTGCGGAGCGAGCGCCTGAGCATATTTCTGATCCGGAATTACTCGACGAGATCTTCCGTATCCTGAAGATACCGCCTGATTTTCCACAGCGTGAACGCCGTATTCTTGCACGCTACGTGACAGACCTTGACGCTATGCTGCGCGAAGTGCATCGAGTGCTGAAGTGCGGCGGTATCGCCGTGTTTGTTATTGGCAATTCATCCATCAAAGGCTCTTTTGTGCGTAATTCACGTATCATCGCGCACATTCTCCGGCGACTCGGATTCAACCATGTCTCTCACTTTTCGCGTCCGATTCTCCCCTCGCGTCGTTATCTGCCACCGCCAGCACAGGCCGGAATGAGCAACCTCGAACATCGGATGCGTCGTGAAGTGGTTCTTACATATGTGCGACTTTAG
- a CDS encoding XTP/dITP diphosphatase gives MPRLLIATTNPGKLREYAAIFADLPLDLYTLSDLHIEDDVEETGATFAENARIKAEYYARRSGMPTLADDSGLEVAALGGEPGVYSARYAGPEATDAERNALLLRKLEGVPFHARLARFVCVIALALPNGSIEFVEGVLSGVIEFEPKGHYGFGYDPIFYVLDEDATLAELPPERKNQISHRAHAARAAREVLQRWLAEGKLDR, from the coding sequence ATGCCTCGTCTGTTGATAGCGACCACCAATCCGGGCAAGCTGCGGGAGTACGCAGCAATCTTCGCCGATCTGCCGCTTGATCTGTACACGCTGTCAGACCTGCATATCGAGGACGATGTTGAGGAGACAGGCGCAACCTTTGCCGAAAATGCGCGCATCAAAGCCGAATACTATGCGCGTCGCAGCGGGATGCCAACCCTTGCTGACGATTCGGGGCTGGAAGTGGCGGCGCTCGGCGGCGAACCCGGTGTGTATTCGGCGCGCTATGCCGGTCCTGAAGCGACCGATGCCGAGCGGAACGCATTGCTGCTGCGCAAACTCGAAGGGGTGCCGTTCCATGCGCGCCTGGCGCGTTTCGTGTGTGTCATCGCCCTGGCGCTGCCCAACGGTTCAATCGAGTTCGTCGAGGGCGTTCTCTCCGGCGTTATTGAATTCGAGCCGAAAGGACACTACGGCTTCGGGTACGATCCGATCTTCTACGTTCTCGACGAGGACGCAACGCTGGCGGAACTCCCGCCTGAGCGGAAGAATCAGATCAGTCATCGCGCACACGCTGCCCGCGCTGCCCGTGAGGTGTTGCAACGCTGGCTCGCTGAGGGAAAGCTTGATCGGTGA
- a CDS encoding sigma-70 family RNA polymerase sigma factor: MSQHFCHQAGYAQNDAWLTRALDEVLQKLDPAPGKAITYRQIDVVLDDAGIEPDLATQLYERILRTLEECQVQVVEAEESDLGNDDFATEIADEVFEMLAEMMGRAGEFDHELLSAADERRLLEIYHDGLRAKRELQSGLSSVQQYAAERRIKASEEAIDTLMRCNLRLVAKIATRYMPYARHLTFDDLLQEGRIGLLKAIERFDQNCRGRLSTYAVYWIRQSIQRALADQDRMVRLPVHIVEQLHRLRKTCEQFRCIHGREPGDAELANALGVSLAKVRSLWRVAQHHTSIDRPVGADTNTFLGELIADDREEGPDFICEQQLLHAVLREVLGHLSSRERDILERRYGLIDGQTHTLEEIGQIFGLTRERIRQIERKALKRLNRGEYRRILQPFLYQ, encoded by the coding sequence ATGTCTCAACATTTTTGCCACCAGGCGGGATATGCACAGAATGACGCATGGCTGACCCGCGCGCTTGATGAGGTGCTCCAGAAACTCGATCCTGCGCCAGGAAAGGCGATCACCTATCGCCAGATCGATGTTGTGCTCGATGATGCTGGCATAGAGCCGGATCTCGCAACCCAACTCTATGAACGCATCCTGCGAACGCTTGAAGAATGCCAGGTTCAGGTGGTTGAGGCGGAAGAAAGCGATCTCGGAAACGACGATTTTGCGACAGAAATTGCTGATGAAGTCTTCGAGATGCTCGCGGAAATGATGGGACGAGCCGGTGAATTTGATCACGAGTTGCTGAGTGCTGCCGATGAACGGCGCCTGCTCGAGATTTATCACGACGGATTGCGTGCCAAACGCGAATTGCAGAGCGGCCTCAGTTCAGTGCAGCAATATGCCGCCGAGCGAAGGATCAAGGCGTCGGAAGAGGCGATCGATACATTGATGCGCTGCAACCTGCGCCTGGTTGCGAAGATAGCCACGCGTTATATGCCGTATGCCCGACACCTAACCTTCGATGATCTGCTGCAGGAAGGGCGGATTGGCTTGCTCAAAGCCATCGAGAGGTTCGACCAGAATTGTCGGGGGCGATTATCAACATATGCCGTCTATTGGATTCGGCAGTCGATACAGCGAGCGCTCGCAGATCAGGATCGTATGGTTCGCCTGCCGGTTCATATTGTGGAGCAACTTCATCGTTTGCGTAAGACGTGCGAGCAGTTCCGCTGCATTCACGGTCGTGAGCCAGGTGATGCTGAGTTGGCAAATGCACTTGGCGTTTCTCTCGCTAAAGTCCGATCTCTGTGGCGTGTTGCGCAGCACCACACATCTATCGATCGACCGGTTGGTGCAGATACCAATACTTTCCTGGGGGAATTGATCGCAGATGATCGCGAGGAGGGTCCAGATTTCATTTGTGAGCAACAGTTGCTTCATGCAGTGCTGAGAGAGGTATTGGGTCACCTCTCTAGCCGTGAGCGTGACATCCTTGAGCGGCGTTATGGTTTGATCGATGGTCAAACGCATACTTTGGAGGAAATAGGTCAGATTTTTGGTCTTACACGGGAGAGAATTCGTCAAATCGAGCGAAAAGCGCTCAAACGTCTTAATAGAGGTGAATATCGACGAATATTACAACCTTTTCTTTACCAATGA